From the genome of Desulfovibrio sp. JY:
GCGGCAAGGGCGGCGATGTCGTTTTTCGGGCCGATCCGGATCTGCTCACGCTTTATGACCTGCGCCTGCGGCGCATCTACGAAGCCCGAAACGGCGAAGGCGGCATGGGCCGCCAGAAAAACGGCAAGGCCGCGGCGGACCTTGTCATCGACGTGCCCGTCGGCACCGAACTTTACGAGTTGCCGCCCCTGGAGCCTGTGGAACCGGCACCCGAGGACCAGGAAGTTCCGGACGCGCCTACGTTTAAGCCCGTCTACGAGATCGGAAAGGACGAGGTGGACGCGGGCGGCGATGAGGCCCCGGTGGAGGTGGAGGAAGAGGAGGTTCCGGAAGAGCCCCTGCTCGTGGACCTGACCACACCGGGCCAGACGTTCGTCGCCTGCCAGGGCGGGCGTGGCGGCAAGGGCAACCTGCACTTCGCCTCGGCCACCATGCGTACCCCGCGTTTCGCCCAGCCCGGCGAGCCGGGAGAGGAGCGCCGCATCCGGCTGGTGCTCAAGGTGCTGGCTGATGTCGGCATCATCGGACTGCCCAACGCCGGCAAGTCCACCTTCATCGGGGCCGTGTCCCGGGCCCGGCCCAAGATCGCGGCCTACCCCTTCACCACGCTCACCCCCAACCTCGGTGTGGTGGAAAACGACTACGGCGATCGGCTGGTGCTGGCCGACATTCCGGGGCTCATCGAGGGCGCGCATCTGGGCCATGGCCTGGGGCACCGGTTTTTGCGCCACGTGGAGCGCACGCGGGTGCTGCTGCATGTCGTTTCGGCCGAGGACGCCTCGCCGGAAGGCATCTTCGAGGCCTTTGCCGTGGTGGACGAGGAGCTGCGCCGCTTCGACCCGGCCCTGGCCGAGCGGCCCCAGATCCGCGTGGTCAACAAGATCGACCTGCTCACGCCGGAAGACCTGGCCGTGCGCCGGGAGGCCGCCCATGCCGCCGGCCAGAAGGTCTTTTTCATGTCGGCGCTGACCGGCGAGGGCGTGGAGGCGGTGCTGGAAGCGATCTGGCTGGCCGTCTGCTCCCGGGACGCGGACGGCAATATCCGGCCCGCTGACTAGGTTTTCCCCGGTCCGCCCGGCTATTTTCACCGGCGGCGGGCATGGCCGAAGGCCAGAAAGCTCTTCTTGAAAAAAAGCGGCGCGAAAAGCCGCCACGGCGCGCGCCTCGCGCTGTCGGGAAGCAGGTGGTGCCAGCGGTAGCCCAGGGAATGGTAATAGGCCCGGGCCTGCGCCAGGAAACCGGTCTCCCCGGCCGCGCAAAGGGCGGCGTCGCGTTGGCAGCGCGAGGCCGCCATGGCGTCGAAGACCCGTTCATCGAAGCCGTGGCGCGCAAGCATCCGCCGCACGCGCCGGGACTCGGCGTGGCGCGAGAGGGCGTCGCCAAGGGCCAGCAGGGCGGCGCTTATGGCAAGGCTCGCCGGAACCAAGGCGAGAAGCCTGGCCGTCAGATGGGCATGGGCGGCAAAAAAAACCGCCGCCGCCAAAAAGAGCGCGGTGACCAGAAGCGGCAGCGGGGCCGCGTGAAAAAGGCGGGTGGAAGGAAGCCTCACGGTATGGTTCGCGCCATGCCTTGGCCGCGCCCGGCTTGTCAAGCCGCCTCGCCTTGACAGGAGCCGCGATTTCGGATCGACCCGGGCCATGCCCCGCCGCCTCTCCGGCCGGTAAGAAGGATCGTGGACCATGGCGCATCCCCGCAGCCGCCTGCGCATTGTCGACGAATTGGGCGCGGCCAAGACCCTGGCCCCGGGCCATGAGGTCGTTACCCGGGCTGAAAGCCCGGACTGGCTGGTGCTCGGCCTTGGCCCCGATCCGCAGGCGCTTGCCGCGACGCTTCCACCCGGGGCCAGGGTGCGTTATCTGGAGTGCCCGGAATTTCTCGCCCAGACCGACGCCGCCTGGCGCGCCGCCATTCCGGCCGCCTGGACCCCGCTTGCCTCCTTCGATCCCGCTTTGGTCGCTTGCGCCAACATCTTGCTCTATCGGCAGGCCGGTACCCTTTTCCCTCGCTTCTGGAGCCCGGTGCGGGCGACGCTGCTGCTGCCGGTTGTGCCGCCGGATGCCCCCGGCCGGGAGAAAATCGCCCTGCTGCCCCGGGACACGGGCGGGCTGGTCGCCCCGGGCATCACGGCCGGGTTCGAGGCCGAGGGCGTAACGGTGCGCGTCGTGGACCGGGTCGGATTGCTCGCCTGTCTGGAGCGGGAACGGCCGACCCTCTTTTTTTCCGTCAATTTCGCGGGCCTCGACCGCCACGGCGAGGTCCAGGCGCTCCTGGCCCGGGCCGGGGTGCCGGTGGTCGTCTGGTGCGTGGACAACCCCTTCCACTGCCTGTCCGGCGTCAAGACGACGGCCTGGCGCGACGTGACCCTGTGCGTGACCGACGACTGGTTCGTTGCGCCGCTAAGGCGCCACGGCGCGAGGGCCGTGCATCATCTGCCCCTGGCCGCTGATCCGGCCTTTTTTACGGCCCGGCCCGACCGGTCGGAGCTTGCCGGCAAGCTTCTTTTCGTCGGCCGCAGCGCCTTCCCGGACAAGGAACTTTTCTTTTCGGGAAACAGGCTCGACCCCGCTCTGTGGGACGAGGCCATGGCCATGCTGTCACGCGGCGAGCGTCCGGATTTCGGCTGGTGGGAAAAACGGCTCGGCGTCACGTCCCTGTGGCCCGGACGGGATGCCCGGCGCGTGGGGTACGGCGCGGAAGAGTCGGGCCAGGCCTGGCGACGGCTGGTCATCCGCGAGGCGGCCCGGACCGGAAAACTGGCCGTGTGCGGCGACGCGGCCTGGCGGGGGCTTGTCGAAGCGCCGTTCGCCTGGTTGCCGCCCGTGCCCTACCACGAGGCGCTCCCGGGGCTCTACGCCTCCGCCCAGGCCGTCGTCGGGGCCGTCAGCCCGCTTTTGCCCCATGGCCTGACCCAGCGCCATTTCGACGTCTGGGCCGCCGGCGGATGCCTGCTTACCGACCACACGCCCGGACTCGATATCTTTCCGCCCTATCTGACCGCCCCCATCACCTACCGGACGGCACAAGACATCCCCGACCTGGCCAAACGCCTCAGCCATGACGCCGAGGGCCTCAAAACAGCTTGGCGCGAACTGATCGCGACCCGCCATACCTACCGCCACCGCATCCGCAGCGTGCTGGAGTGGGTGGCGGAGGAAGGCGGGAGATGAAACCGGGGGGAAACTTTTCTGTAGAAAAGTTTCCCCCCGGACCCCCTTTCCAAAGACTTTTAGCGGTTACAGGGCATTATCGTTACCGTACCTGTAATCGTTAAAAGTTTTGGGGAGGGGAGAGCGCGAGAGGGGAACCCTTTTTGAAAAAAGGGTTCCCCTCTCGCATCCTCTTCCATCTTCCCCGTTCACCGTCCTCGCTACTTCTCGTCCGGCAGGAAAACGCGGATGATATCGTCGATCTGGGCTTCGGCTGCGGCGATGATGTCGGGCAGGCGATCCACGGGGATATCCAGGGTGTCCCAGGCGGCCGGGGACAGCGGCGGGGCGTAGACTTCGCCGCTCGAGCCCAGGCCGAGCGCGCCGGATATGGCGTCCGCCGTGTGGGTGAGGGCCGGCATGGGCATGCCCATGTGGGAGAGGCTGCCGTGGTGGTGGCGCACAGCCTTTTCCAGGCTTTCCGGAAACCGCCATTTGCGCAGGAGCATGCCCCCGAGGGTGGCGTGGTCGAAGCCGAACAGCCTTTTTTCGGCCTCGCGCAGCAGGATGCCTTCCCGCCGCGCCAGGGCGATGGCGTGTGTGGCGTGGCGCGCCACGTTGCGATAAAGCACCAGCCGCCCCACATCATGGAGCAGCCCGGCCACGAAAAGTCTTTCCACGTCGAGCCCGGCCTCGGGTCCGGCCAGGGTCGAGGCGATCACGCCGCAGCTGACGCTGTGCTTCCAGAAGGCGCGCATGTCCACGAGCCCGCTGGGCAGGTCCTTGAAGATGGCGATGACCGAGATGCCAAGGGCCAACGTGGTAAGCTGGCGGCTGCCGACGATGGTCACGGCGCGCGACAAGGTGTCCACCTTGACCGGAAAGCCGTAAAAGGCGCTGTTGACCAGGCGCAGGAGCTTGGCGGCCAGGCCCGTGTCCTTGCCGAGGGCGTCGGCCGCCTCCCGGGCGGTGCTGTTGGGGTCGTTTAACACCTCGTTTATGCGCACGAAGACGTCGGGCAACGAGGTGAGCTTGGGATCGGACTCGATGATGGCCATGGGGCCGGGCGCGGGCGTTTCCGGGGCGGGCGGCAGCAGGTCCGCCGGCACCGGGCCGGGCAGGGCCAGACCGGCCGGGCCACGGCAGGCAAGGGTCCCGGCCGCCCGGGTCAGGCAGAGGTCGTACAGCGCGGCCATGGCTGGCTGGTCGAGGTCGGCATGGACGAAACGCGGCCGCAAAAGCACCTGGGCCGCCTCCAGCGCCTGGCTGTCCGGCGCGGTTTCCGGCGTGTCCTCCGGTATGGGCCAGGCTGCGGCGTCGTCGCTGCAACATACCGTGGCCGCAGGGATGCCCCAGACCGGAAACAGGCGCAGATGCCGTTCGGTCAGGACGGTTTGCTCCGGCAACAGCAGCGTTCCGTCCTGACGGCACACCGGCTCGGCCAGGATCATGTCCGCGGCAAGGGCGGCAAGGGGAAGTCGTTTATTCATGGCAAGTCCCCGGGAGGCACGCACGGGCAACCCGTTTGCTTCTTGAGATAAGTATTTACCGCGATTGTCAAGGCATGCGACGCCGACCCGCCATGGCCCCGGAAAACGGGCTGTACATTTTCCGGCCCGCCGCTACCATGCCGCCGGGAGCGTACACCGTATGGGCAAAAAGCCGCTGGCTGTCGTTATAAGCCTTGATGTCGAGGAAGAGGGACTTTTTTCCGGTTCCTACCCCCGGGAGGGGGCGGGGCTTTCCAATATCGCCCGACTGCGAAAGCTGGCGTTCCTGCCCCGGGATTTCGACCTGCCACTCACGTTCCTGTGCGACTATCCGGTGGCTGTCGACCCGGCCAGCGGGGAAATTATCCTTGACCTCGTCTCCCGCGTCGGCGGCGAGATCGGGGCGCATCTGCATCCCTGGAACACGCCGCCTTTTCCCGACATGCCCTGGCCCGAACCGGTGTCCACGGCCGTCATGCCCCTGGACGTTTTCCGGGCCAAGCTGGTGACGCT
Proteins encoded in this window:
- a CDS encoding DUF3880 domain-containing protein encodes the protein MAHPRSRLRIVDELGAAKTLAPGHEVVTRAESPDWLVLGLGPDPQALAATLPPGARVRYLECPEFLAQTDAAWRAAIPAAWTPLASFDPALVACANILLYRQAGTLFPRFWSPVRATLLLPVVPPDAPGREKIALLPRDTGGLVAPGITAGFEAEGVTVRVVDRVGLLACLERERPTLFFSVNFAGLDRHGEVQALLARAGVPVVVWCVDNPFHCLSGVKTTAWRDVTLCVTDDWFVAPLRRHGARAVHHLPLAADPAFFTARPDRSELAGKLLFVGRSAFPDKELFFSGNRLDPALWDEAMAMLSRGERPDFGWWEKRLGVTSLWPGRDARRVGYGAEESGQAWRRLVIREAARTGKLAVCGDAAWRGLVEAPFAWLPPVPYHEALPGLYASAQAVVGAVSPLLPHGLTQRHFDVWAAGGCLLTDHTPGLDIFPPYLTAPITYRTAQDIPDLAKRLSHDAEGLKTAWRELIATRHTYRHRIRSVLEWVAEEGGR
- the obgE gene encoding GTPase ObgE, yielding MRFVDEAWIIVRSGKGGRGAVSFRREKFIPRGGPDGGDGGKGGDVVFRADPDLLTLYDLRLRRIYEARNGEGGMGRQKNGKAAADLVIDVPVGTELYELPPLEPVEPAPEDQEVPDAPTFKPVYEIGKDEVDAGGDEAPVEVEEEEVPEEPLLVDLTTPGQTFVACQGGRGGKGNLHFASATMRTPRFAQPGEPGEERRIRLVLKVLADVGIIGLPNAGKSTFIGAVSRARPKIAAYPFTTLTPNLGVVENDYGDRLVLADIPGLIEGAHLGHGLGHRFLRHVERTRVLLHVVSAEDASPEGIFEAFAVVDEELRRFDPALAERPQIRVVNKIDLLTPEDLAVRREAAHAAGQKVFFMSALTGEGVEAVLEAIWLAVCSRDADGNIRPAD
- a CDS encoding HDOD domain-containing protein; the encoded protein is MNKRLPLAALAADMILAEPVCRQDGTLLLPEQTVLTERHLRLFPVWGIPAATVCCSDDAAAWPIPEDTPETAPDSQALEAAQVLLRPRFVHADLDQPAMAALYDLCLTRAAGTLACRGPAGLALPGPVPADLLPPAPETPAPGPMAIIESDPKLTSLPDVFVRINEVLNDPNSTAREAADALGKDTGLAAKLLRLVNSAFYGFPVKVDTLSRAVTIVGSRQLTTLALGISVIAIFKDLPSGLVDMRAFWKHSVSCGVIASTLAGPEAGLDVERLFVAGLLHDVGRLVLYRNVARHATHAIALARREGILLREAEKRLFGFDHATLGGMLLRKWRFPESLEKAVRHHHGSLSHMGMPMPALTHTADAISGALGLGSSGEVYAPPLSPAAWDTLDIPVDRLPDIIAAAEAQIDDIIRVFLPDEK